Proteins from one Prevotella sp. E2-28 genomic window:
- a CDS encoding LacI family DNA-binding transcriptional regulator has protein sequence MKRISQRDIAHQLGINVSTVSRALRGLDGVSPKLKKQIEQLAKEGGYRPNPFAVSLRYDTTRTIGIIVPDVAFNHYAQIVKRIEAEARNAGYMSIITDTDDTYENELNSVEMLINMHVDGIIICPSQNTTDFSHLQRLRQLRIPVVLFDRVPDIDISSVMINDVSSAHYATSKLIDSGARRIAFLGGLNQVKQTADRKHGYLEALREHDIPIRTQLVKCHHISFNSGLTDTIELLRLPEPPDAILVSHGLLAIAALQAVTSLGLRIPEDVAIIAYMSDWVSEMSHPRISFVKQNLREIGVKAFRLLQEQINGDDSVQHIIVKANLELRDSTKPPTPLYAKKRLK, from the coding sequence ATGAAACGCATTTCGCAACGCGACATAGCACACCAGCTGGGAATCAACGTCAGCACCGTGTCCAGAGCTTTAAGAGGACTTGACGGCGTGAGTCCTAAACTGAAAAAGCAAATAGAGCAGCTGGCCAAAGAGGGCGGCTACAGGCCCAACCCCTTTGCCGTAAGCCTGCGCTATGACACCACACGCACCATAGGTATCATAGTGCCCGATGTGGCTTTCAACCATTACGCCCAGATTGTGAAACGCATTGAGGCCGAGGCGCGTAATGCCGGCTACATGAGCATTATCACCGACACTGACGACACCTACGAAAACGAACTGAACAGCGTGGAAATGCTGATAAACATGCACGTAGATGGCATCATCATCTGTCCGTCACAAAACACAACAGACTTCTCGCACCTTCAGCGTCTGCGACAATTACGCATTCCCGTGGTGCTCTTCGACCGCGTTCCCGATATCGACATCTCGTCGGTGATGATCAACGATGTAAGCTCTGCTCATTATGCCACCAGCAAGCTCATTGACAGCGGTGCAAGGCGCATTGCCTTTCTGGGCGGACTTAACCAGGTGAAACAGACTGCCGATCGGAAGCACGGCTATCTGGAGGCTCTGCGCGAGCACGACATTCCCATACGCACACAACTGGTAAAATGCCATCACATCAGTTTCAACTCAGGACTTACTGACACCATAGAACTGCTGCGCCTGCCAGAGCCACCCGACGCAATACTGGTTAGCCACGGACTATTAGCCATTGCAGCCCTCCAGGCCGTAACCAGTCTGGGGCTGCGCATTCCCGAGGATGTGGCCATCATTGCCTATATGAGCGACTGGGTGTCAGAGATGTCGCATCCGCGCATTTCCTTCGTGAAGCAGAATCTGCGCGAGATAGGCGTAAAAGCCTTCCGCCTGCTGCAGGAACAGATAAACGGCGACGACAGCGTGCAGCACATCATCGTGAAAGCCAATTTAGAGCTCAGAGACAGCACAAAACCGCCCACGCCGCTCTACGCCAAAAAGCGTTTGAAATAA
- a CDS encoding aminopeptidase P family protein encodes MAINKDTYIKRRARLKKDVGSGLLLFLGNDEVGMNYADNTYRFRQDSTFLYFFGLDYPALAAIIDIDADKEIVFGNELTIDDIVWTGTQPSLCDKCEPAGISEVLPLNELKNYIDKACSKSQPIHFLPPYRGDHKVWLWELLCIEPAAQTDKASVPFIKAIVSQRNYKDDEEIQLIEESVDLSTEMHLAAYHTVRPGIHESEVAAAVEEVACRHGNALAFPTIATVQGQVLHNHGFIHQLNEGDIFLLDAGAETKSHYAGDLSSSMPVGEKFTNRQAEVYNIHLRSFYAAVDKLQLGVPFREAHIAAATEIARGMKELGLMKGDPAEAAECGAYALFFPCGLGHMVGLDVHNMENLGEQYVGYAEGQVKSKQFGFKSLRLARPLEKGFVFTVEPGIYFIPELMDKWEAEGLFRDFICYDKLKPWRNFTGLRNELNYAMTDKGARLLGTIKKPMTIEEVYEAKNN; translated from the coding sequence ATGGCAATCAATAAGGACACCTATATCAAACGTCGCGCACGTCTGAAGAAAGACGTAGGAAGCGGACTACTATTGTTTCTTGGTAATGACGAGGTAGGTATGAACTATGCCGACAATACCTATCGTTTCCGTCAGGACTCTACGTTCCTCTATTTCTTCGGTCTCGACTATCCTGCGCTGGCAGCTATCATTGATATCGATGCCGACAAAGAGATTGTCTTTGGAAACGAGTTGACCATTGACGACATTGTATGGACTGGCACACAGCCATCGCTTTGCGATAAATGTGAGCCGGCTGGCATCAGTGAGGTATTGCCCTTGAATGAGCTCAAAAACTATATCGACAAGGCGTGCTCTAAGAGTCAGCCCATTCATTTCTTGCCTCCCTATCGCGGTGATCATAAGGTATGGTTGTGGGAACTGCTCTGCATAGAGCCTGCTGCCCAAACCGACAAGGCCAGTGTACCCTTCATTAAAGCCATTGTCAGTCAGCGCAACTATAAAGATGACGAGGAAATTCAACTGATTGAGGAATCGGTTGACCTAAGCACAGAGATGCACCTTGCCGCTTATCATACCGTACGCCCAGGCATCCATGAGAGTGAGGTGGCTGCGGCAGTGGAAGAGGTGGCCTGTCGTCATGGTAACGCACTGGCTTTCCCCACTATAGCAACGGTACAGGGACAGGTATTACATAATCACGGTTTTATACACCAGTTGAATGAGGGCGACATCTTCCTGCTGGATGCTGGTGCAGAGACAAAGAGTCATTATGCTGGTGACCTGTCATCATCCATGCCTGTGGGCGAGAAATTCACAAACCGTCAGGCTGAGGTTTACAACATCCACCTGCGTAGTTTCTATGCTGCAGTAGATAAATTGCAACTGGGTGTGCCTTTCCGCGAGGCTCATATCGCTGCTGCCACAGAGATAGCACGAGGCATGAAGGAACTGGGACTGATGAAGGGCGATCCTGCCGAGGCAGCAGAGTGTGGCGCGTATGCCTTGTTCTTCCCTTGCGGACTGGGCCACATGGTAGGTCTTGATGTTCACAATATGGAGAATCTGGGTGAACAATATGTAGGTTATGCCGAGGGACAGGTAAAGAGTAAACAGTTTGGCTTCAAGTCGTTACGACTGGCTCGCCCTCTAGAAAAGGGATTTGTGTTCACCGTTGAGCCTGGCATCTATTTCATTCCCGAACTGATGGATAAGTGGGAGGCTGAAGGTCTGTTCCGCGACTTCATCTGCTACGACAAACTGAAGCCCTGGCGCAACTTTACTGGTCTGCGTAATGAATTGAATTACGCCATGACCGATAAGGGTGCCCGTCTATTGGGAACTATCAAGAAACCGATGACGATTGAAGAAGTATATGAAGCAAAAAACAACTAA
- a CDS encoding glycyl-radical enzyme activating protein, translating to MTSNLIFDIKRYAINDGPGIRTTIFLKGCPLRCVWCHNPESWSTEPQELFKQSKCIRCGTCLEPGFKVDDCPTMAREICGRAYTMEELMTEIEKERDIMEDSGGGVTLCGGEPLMHPSYSLEILKELGRRGFHRTVDTSLYAPQEVVEAIANECELFLVDLKLMDNDKHRLYTGVGNELILQNIRYLSERQAQFSIRIPLIEGINADEENIKATAQFLSSTPHPVHLLPYHDVGKDKHRRMGTIFNPKGYHMAAPSEETLQRCKQQLEGKGLKVIIGG from the coding sequence ATGACCTCTAATCTGATTTTTGACATTAAGCGTTATGCCATCAATGATGGTCCTGGCATACGGACAACAATCTTTTTAAAAGGTTGTCCGCTACGCTGTGTATGGTGCCATAACCCTGAATCGTGGTCTACAGAGCCTCAGGAACTCTTCAAGCAATCAAAGTGTATCCGCTGTGGCACCTGTTTAGAACCTGGATTTAAAGTGGATGACTGTCCTACAATGGCTCGTGAGATTTGTGGACGAGCCTACACAATGGAGGAGCTGATGACTGAGATAGAGAAAGAGCGTGACATCATGGAGGATAGTGGTGGCGGCGTCACCCTTTGTGGTGGAGAACCGCTAATGCATCCCAGCTATTCGCTTGAGATTCTGAAGGAGTTGGGGCGACGTGGTTTCCACCGTACTGTCGACACCTCACTTTATGCGCCGCAAGAGGTCGTAGAAGCCATCGCCAACGAATGCGAGTTATTCCTCGTAGATTTGAAACTGATGGATAACGACAAACATCGGCTTTATACAGGTGTTGGCAATGAACTGATTTTGCAGAACATACGTTATCTGTCAGAACGACAGGCCCAATTCTCCATCCGCATACCTCTTATTGAGGGTATTAATGCGGATGAGGAAAACATTAAGGCAACAGCGCAATTCCTCTCATCCACCCCCCATCCCGTCCACCTTTTGCCTTATCATGATGTAGGAAAAGACAAGCATCGCAGGATGGGAACAATCTTCAATCCGAAAGGATATCATATGGCAGCTCCCTCTGAGGAAACCCTACAACGTTGTAAACAGCAATTGGAGGGTAAAGGACTGAAAGTGATTATCGGAGGTTGA
- a CDS encoding energy transducer TonB, whose protein sequence is MWYTVTAKFSIHKQYPELQKALGNILFGIEDASLQTAFESYLNTYEKCTIPQEKEATMGCRETFTVKYLSGEADKYLCYRVSHVKTSKEDKRIVTQKNDIFNIIFDVKQKKILTLEDVLLPDKVAEVKGLIGGAFPQMHMDNEKISIGCMKNGKMMAVEMFYELYINAFTEEFKQKLDWETIVQRAEKKVYDYVDENPTFPGGDNEMIKWIKANINYPEEAKTSELYEILLCSSIVGKDGSLSDIKVNSSKTGESTLANELSHLLEQMPKWNPGVLYGCPVRALRTFAITFSKGDILWGDRSNAFDIVEQMPQFRGGDAALMEYLNKAIKYPPVAEENGIQGRVITTFVVERDGSITDVKVLKSVDPSLDREAVRVVRSMPRWIPGKQKGSPVRVKFTLPVTFRLQ, encoded by the coding sequence ATGTGGTATACGGTGACTGCTAAATTCAGTATTCACAAGCAATACCCAGAGTTGCAAAAGGCCTTAGGAAATATTCTCTTTGGAATAGAGGATGCATCATTGCAGACCGCATTTGAATCCTATTTGAACACATATGAAAAATGTACCATCCCACAAGAGAAGGAAGCCACAATGGGATGTCGCGAAACATTCACTGTGAAATATCTAAGCGGTGAAGCAGACAAATACCTATGCTATAGAGTGTCACATGTTAAGACGTCGAAAGAAGATAAAAGAATCGTTACTCAAAAGAATGATATATTCAATATCATCTTTGATGTGAAACAGAAAAAGATCCTTACCCTTGAAGACGTGCTTTTACCAGATAAAGTAGCCGAGGTTAAAGGACTTATTGGAGGTGCATTTCCTCAGATGCACATGGACAACGAGAAAATCAGCATAGGATGTATGAAGAACGGAAAGATGATGGCTGTAGAGATGTTCTATGAATTATACATCAATGCCTTCACAGAAGAGTTCAAACAGAAATTAGATTGGGAAACTATAGTGCAACGTGCAGAAAAGAAAGTATACGATTATGTCGATGAAAATCCTACATTTCCTGGTGGAGACAATGAAATGATAAAATGGATCAAGGCTAACATCAACTATCCAGAAGAAGCAAAAACGAGCGAGTTATATGAAATACTGCTCTGTAGTTCCATCGTTGGAAAGGATGGTTCGTTAAGTGATATTAAAGTCAACTCATCAAAAACAGGTGAATCAACTCTCGCTAATGAGCTTTCCCATTTACTTGAACAAATGCCAAAATGGAATCCTGGAGTATTGTATGGATGCCCCGTAAGGGCTCTACGAACATTTGCCATAACCTTTAGTAAAGGTGACATTTTATGGGGTGATAGATCAAATGCATTTGATATCGTAGAACAGATGCCGCAGTTCAGGGGCGGTGATGCAGCATTGATGGAGTATCTGAACAAAGCAATTAAATATCCACCAGTTGCTGAGGAGAATGGAATTCAAGGGCGTGTCATCACAACTTTCGTGGTTGAGCGTGATGGTTCCATCACCGATGTTAAAGTTCTTAAGTCCGTTGATCCTTCTCTCGACAGGGAAGCCGTTCGCGTTGTCAGGTCAATGCCGAGGTGGATTCCTGGAAAACAGAAGGGAAGTCCTGTACGCGTAAAATTCACATTGCCCGTTACTTTTAGATTGCAATAA
- a CDS encoding NAD(P)/FAD-dependent oxidoreductase, protein MEQTTVAIIGAGPAGTTCGLLLRKKNINCVLIDRATFPRDKICGGGLTPRSYKLLSRLFPDFRYNYNCVHRLKLCIEGEQVLDFQMGEEIRIVKRRKFDAQLLERYQQQGGTFINEALTGIEEQNQKIIITLQSGRQIECDYLVGADGANSRVRKYLNPHASHGILCMEQYGPKSEANAIVGNLSRFYRQGYYYSFPNESYDVQGFGDYMTTPQMFRKVLRDMGCPDEKPLGAYIPQSIEYPLRRNIILIGDAGGFPNRLTFEGLYYAFLTANHAAMAISTSTPFALVNKQVFSNKKIEEYAARFFYSEIGLSILKFFCKTTPGIITWAFNKAMG, encoded by the coding sequence ATGGAACAAACAACAGTAGCAATTATCGGAGCAGGCCCCGCGGGAACAACGTGTGGCCTGCTTCTTAGGAAAAAGAATATCAACTGTGTGCTCATTGACAGGGCCACATTCCCCCGTGACAAGATTTGCGGCGGCGGACTGACGCCTCGCTCTTATAAACTATTGTCACGCCTTTTCCCCGATTTCCGTTACAACTACAACTGCGTGCACCGCCTAAAGCTCTGTATAGAAGGTGAACAGGTGCTCGATTTTCAGATGGGCGAAGAGATACGCATCGTGAAACGCCGCAAGTTTGATGCCCAGCTCTTAGAACGCTATCAGCAGCAGGGTGGAACCTTTATCAACGAGGCGTTGACGGGTATTGAAGAACAAAACCAGAAGATTATCATCACGCTACAGTCTGGCCGACAGATAGAATGCGATTATCTGGTAGGTGCCGATGGTGCAAACAGCCGTGTAAGGAAATATCTGAACCCACATGCCAGTCACGGCATCCTCTGCATGGAGCAGTATGGACCGAAGTCGGAGGCGAATGCCATCGTGGGCAACCTCTCGCGTTTCTATCGTCAGGGCTACTACTACAGTTTCCCCAACGAGAGTTACGATGTGCAGGGCTTTGGCGACTATATGACCACGCCCCAGATGTTTCGTAAGGTATTGCGAGACATGGGCTGTCCAGATGAGAAGCCATTGGGAGCCTACATTCCACAGAGCATAGAATATCCACTTCGTAGGAACATCATATTGATTGGAGATGCCGGCGGATTCCCCAACCGTCTGACTTTTGAAGGCCTCTATTACGCTTTCCTCACCGCCAATCATGCGGCTATGGCCATCAGCACGAGCACACCATTCGCGTTGGTGAACAAACAAGTTTTCTCCAACAAGAAAATCGAGGAATATGCTGCCCGCTTCTTCTACAGCGAGATAGGCCTCTCCATTCTGAAGTTCTTCTGCAAGACAACACCTGGAATCATCACATGGGCTTTCAATAAGGCTATGGGATAA
- a CDS encoding aminopeptidase P family protein, protein MTISERLAALREIMSREHLAAFIFPSTDPHQGEYVPNHWKGREFISGFNGSAGTAVVTMKSAALWTDSRYFIAAEEQLKGTEFQLMKLKIEGTPTIAEWLGKECEAGAEVGLDGTCSSTNAVKELIADLRHQGGITLRTNLDPLKQIWKNRPAIPQNPVEIFPIEYAGETTHDKLARIRRALRQQHADGMLMSALDDIAWTLNLRGTDVHCNPVFVSYLLISSTTTTLFVNKEKLTSEVSAYLKAEGINIDDYENIGRGLKDYFEYNILLDPDEVNYTLYKKVSREIIEAESPVKRMKTVKNATEIAGFRRAMLKDGIALVKFLKWLKPAVEAGGQTEISIDQKLTSLRAEQPLYRDISFDTIAGYQAHGAIVHYEATPETDIPLKPEGLLLLDSGAQYLDGTTDITRTIALGPVNDEQKKIYTLVLKGHIQIELCKFPSGSSGTQIDILARKDMWREGLNYLHGTGHGVGTYLNVHEGPHQFRMEWKPAPLVAGMTITDEPGIYLPGKYGARTENTLLIVPYMETAFGKFLQFESLTLCPIDKAPIVIEMLTPEEIQWLNDYHQTVFNRLSPHLTPEETAWLKEATAPLKP, encoded by the coding sequence ATGACAATATCTGAACGATTAGCAGCCCTTCGCGAAATCATGAGTCGCGAACATTTGGCAGCATTTATCTTCCCCAGTACAGACCCTCATCAAGGTGAATATGTTCCTAACCACTGGAAAGGACGCGAGTTTATCAGTGGCTTCAACGGTTCGGCAGGCACAGCCGTTGTTACCATGAAGAGTGCTGCCCTCTGGACAGACTCCCGCTATTTCATTGCTGCAGAGGAGCAACTGAAAGGCACGGAGTTTCAACTGATGAAATTGAAGATTGAAGGAACACCTACTATTGCCGAGTGGTTGGGTAAAGAATGTGAAGCTGGTGCAGAGGTAGGATTAGACGGCACCTGTTCTTCCACTAATGCCGTCAAGGAGTTGATTGCCGATCTGCGCCATCAGGGAGGTATCACCCTTCGTACGAATCTAGATCCGCTGAAACAGATATGGAAGAACCGTCCTGCTATTCCGCAGAACCCCGTAGAGATATTCCCCATAGAATATGCAGGAGAGACGACTCACGACAAGCTCGCCCGTATCCGCAGGGCCTTGCGCCAACAACATGCAGATGGTATGCTGATGTCAGCTCTCGATGATATTGCCTGGACGCTCAACCTACGTGGAACGGATGTTCATTGCAACCCTGTCTTCGTGAGTTACCTACTTATCTCATCCACCACCACAACGCTCTTTGTCAACAAGGAGAAACTGACATCCGAGGTCTCAGCCTATCTGAAAGCCGAAGGCATCAACATTGATGACTACGAGAATATAGGCAGAGGACTGAAGGACTACTTTGAATACAACATCCTGCTCGACCCTGACGAGGTGAACTATACGCTCTATAAAAAAGTAAGTCGGGAAATCATTGAAGCCGAGTCACCCGTAAAGCGCATGAAAACGGTGAAGAACGCCACTGAGATAGCCGGATTCCGCAGGGCCATGCTCAAAGACGGTATTGCATTAGTGAAATTTCTGAAATGGCTCAAGCCTGCAGTAGAGGCGGGCGGGCAGACAGAAATCAGCATAGACCAGAAGCTGACCTCGCTCAGAGCCGAACAGCCTTTATACCGCGACATCTCGTTCGATACCATTGCCGGTTATCAGGCTCATGGTGCCATTGTGCATTATGAGGCCACTCCCGAGACCGACATCCCCCTGAAGCCAGAAGGTCTGCTGCTGCTCGACAGCGGTGCGCAGTATCTTGACGGCACCACGGATATCACCCGCACTATTGCCCTCGGCCCCGTGAACGATGAACAGAAGAAAATATACACCCTGGTACTCAAGGGACATATCCAGATTGAGCTGTGTAAGTTTCCCAGTGGCAGCAGCGGCACACAGATTGACATCCTGGCCCGCAAGGATATGTGGCGCGAGGGACTGAACTACCTGCATGGCACAGGCCACGGCGTGGGCACTTATCTGAACGTACACGAAGGCCCCCACCAGTTCCGCATGGAATGGAAGCCTGCCCCACTCGTTGCCGGCATGACCATCACCGACGAGCCGGGCATCTACCTGCCGGGGAAATACGGTGCCCGCACGGAGAACACCTTGCTGATTGTTCCCTACATGGAAACGGCGTTCGGCAAGTTCCTTCAGTTCGAATCGCTCACGCTATGCCCCATTGACAAAGCTCCCATCGTTATTGAGATGCTCACGCCAGAGGAAATACAATGGCTGAACGACTATCATCAGACGGTATTCAACCGCTTGTCACCGCATCTCACGCCAGAGGAAACGGCCTGGCTGAAAGAAGCCACAGCTCCCCTCAAACCATAA
- the hypD gene encoding trans-4-hydroxy-L-proline dehydratase: MNYTIKYPENLGGMNERIRHLRQQNFDTPTTLSIERALIETTFYKENYGTMPVAILRARNFYEICKKKTIYIGDEELIVGERGPLPKAVPTFPELTCHSVEDLHTLNERELQRYTISQEDIDTYEREVIPYWQGKTQRERIFNHVSKEWEEAYHAGVFTEFMEQRAAGHTAMDGKMYHEGLLDVKARIEKRINELDYIYDPEATDKQQELEAMAISCDAAILFAERHAALAEEKAAKEQDPQRKKELEKIADVCRWVPAHAPRDLWEAIQMYWFVHLGTVTELNGWDSMNPGHIDQHLWPFYQKGIEDGTLTRDKAKELLSCLWIKFNNQPAPPKVGVTALESGTYNDFTNINIGGVTRDGKSATNDLSYMILEIQEELHELQPGLSIHIAENTPDEFLLEGIKVIRQGHGYPSIFNPDTYVQEMVRAGKTVEDAREGGCSGCIEVGAFGKEAYLLTGYLNTPKILEITLNNGIDPQTGKKLGLETGDPRSFKTFEELYEAWHKQMVYFVNLKLSVNNYIERMFSLYAPATFLSLYIDDCIEKGKDYYSGGARYNTTYIQCTGLGTITDCFTTLKKHVFEDKRYTMQEMLDACKNNWENGEKMRQYIRNHTPFFGNDDEYADTIAVRVYDDLVKAIEGRPNTRGGKTQLNMLSTTCHNYFGSVCGATPNGRFAHFAISDGTSPAHGSDSHGPTAVIKSLGKLDQTKSGGTLLNVRFVPQLLKREEDQKKLASLIRTYFRFGGHHIQFNIVDTATLHDAQKHPEEYRDLLVRVAGYSDYFNDMTEQLQNEIIARTENDDL, from the coding sequence ATGAATTACACAATAAAATACCCTGAGAATCTGGGCGGCATGAATGAGCGCATACGTCATTTGCGCCAACAGAATTTCGACACGCCTACCACACTGAGCATCGAGCGTGCCCTAATAGAGACCACCTTTTATAAGGAAAACTACGGCACCATGCCTGTAGCCATCTTACGAGCCCGTAATTTTTACGAGATATGCAAGAAGAAAACCATCTATATCGGTGATGAGGAACTGATTGTAGGTGAGCGCGGTCCACTGCCCAAAGCAGTGCCCACTTTCCCAGAGTTGACCTGTCACTCGGTAGAAGACTTGCACACGCTGAACGAACGCGAACTGCAACGCTATACTATCAGTCAGGAGGATATCGACACCTACGAGCGAGAGGTCATTCCCTATTGGCAAGGAAAGACACAACGTGAACGTATCTTCAATCATGTATCGAAGGAATGGGAAGAGGCTTATCATGCAGGTGTCTTCACGGAGTTCATGGAACAACGTGCTGCTGGTCATACGGCAATGGATGGGAAGATGTACCACGAGGGACTGCTCGACGTGAAGGCACGCATCGAGAAACGTATCAACGAACTGGATTATATCTACGACCCAGAGGCCACCGATAAGCAACAGGAACTGGAAGCAATGGCCATCTCATGTGATGCTGCCATTCTCTTTGCAGAGCGTCATGCAGCATTAGCTGAGGAAAAGGCTGCAAAGGAACAGGACCCACAACGAAAAAAGGAGTTAGAGAAGATTGCCGACGTATGTCGCTGGGTACCAGCCCATGCACCTCGCGACCTTTGGGAAGCCATCCAGATGTATTGGTTCGTGCACTTGGGCACCGTCACTGAACTCAACGGATGGGATTCGATGAACCCTGGACATATAGACCAACATCTATGGCCGTTCTATCAGAAGGGTATTGAGGATGGCACGCTGACACGTGACAAAGCCAAGGAACTGTTATCATGTCTGTGGATTAAGTTCAACAACCAGCCTGCGCCTCCGAAAGTGGGTGTGACAGCATTGGAGAGTGGTACTTATAACGACTTCACAAATATCAACATAGGCGGCGTAACACGTGATGGTAAAAGTGCCACCAACGACCTCTCGTATATGATATTGGAGATTCAGGAGGAGCTACATGAACTGCAGCCTGGCCTCAGCATCCATATCGCAGAGAACACACCTGACGAATTCCTGCTCGAAGGCATCAAGGTTATTCGTCAAGGACACGGGTATCCATCAATCTTCAACCCAGACACGTATGTACAGGAGATGGTCCGTGCCGGCAAAACAGTAGAAGATGCCCGCGAAGGCGGTTGTTCCGGATGTATCGAGGTGGGCGCTTTTGGGAAGGAAGCCTATCTATTGACGGGCTATCTGAACACACCGAAGATCCTGGAAATAACGCTCAACAACGGTATCGACCCGCAAACTGGCAAGAAACTGGGATTGGAGACGGGCGACCCACGCTCGTTCAAGACGTTTGAGGAACTCTACGAGGCATGGCATAAGCAGATGGTTTACTTCGTGAATCTGAAATTGAGCGTCAACAACTATATCGAACGCATGTTCTCACTCTATGCACCGGCCACCTTCCTCAGTCTGTATATAGACGACTGCATCGAAAAGGGTAAGGACTACTATAGCGGTGGTGCACGATATAACACAACGTACATCCAATGCACGGGTCTGGGTACGATTACCGACTGCTTCACGACTCTGAAGAAACATGTCTTCGAGGACAAGCGCTACACGATGCAAGAGATGCTGGATGCCTGTAAGAACAATTGGGAGAATGGGGAAAAGATGCGTCAATACATCCGCAATCACACACCTTTCTTCGGCAATGACGACGAGTATGCCGACACGATAGCTGTACGTGTGTATGACGATTTGGTAAAGGCCATTGAAGGCCGTCCCAATACCCGTGGTGGAAAGACGCAACTGAATATGCTTTCAACTACCTGTCATAATTACTTTGGTAGTGTTTGCGGTGCAACGCCCAATGGACGTTTTGCACATTTCGCCATCAGCGACGGTACTTCGCCTGCCCATGGTTCTGATAGTCATGGTCCAACAGCTGTGATTAAGTCACTTGGAAAACTTGACCAGACAAAGAGTGGCGGCACGCTGCTGAACGTACGTTTCGTGCCTCAATTATTGAAACGCGAGGAGGATCAAAAGAAACTGGCTAGTCTGATTCGCACCTACTTTAGGTTTGGTGGTCATCATATCCAGTTCAATATCGTTGACACAGCCACTCTCCATGATGCCCAAAAGCACCCAGAAGAATATCGCGACCTACTAGTACGCGTGGCAGGCTATAGCGACTATTTCAATGATATGACGGAGCAGTTGCAGAACGAGATTATAGCACGAACGGAAAACGATGACCTCTAA
- a CDS encoding malate dehydrogenase: MAFLTDEKLVIVGAGGMIGSNMVQSVLMLGLTPNICLYDIYEPGVHGVYDEMCHCAFPGANISYTVDPKEAFTGAKYIISSGGAPRKEGMTREDLLKGNCQIAADFGENIKKYCPDVKHVVVIFNPADVTALTALIHSGLKPNQLTSLAALDSTRLQQQLAQEFGVRQDKVTNAYTYGGHGEQMAVFASKALIDGKPLSELPLSAERWAEIKHMTTQGGSNIIKLRGRSSFQSPAYQAVKMIEGAMGGEPFKWPAGCYVNAYGFKNVMMAMPTVIDKDGVHFTQPEGTAEEMAALQASYEHLQKMRDEIISLGIIPAVDEWSKDNANL; this comes from the coding sequence ATGGCATTTTTAACTGACGAGAAATTGGTGATTGTTGGTGCCGGCGGTATGATCGGTTCTAACATGGTTCAGAGTGTGCTGATGCTGGGTCTTACTCCCAACATCTGCTTGTATGATATCTATGAGCCCGGTGTTCATGGTGTGTATGACGAGATGTGCCACTGCGCATTCCCTGGCGCAAACATCTCTTACACCGTAGATCCTAAGGAGGCTTTCACAGGTGCTAAGTACATCATCTCTTCTGGTGGTGCTCCCCGTAAGGAGGGTATGACCCGCGAAGACCTGCTGAAGGGCAACTGCCAGATTGCTGCCGACTTCGGTGAGAACATCAAGAAGTACTGCCCCGACGTGAAGCACGTGGTGGTTATCTTCAACCCCGCCGACGTTACCGCTCTGACCGCTCTGATTCACTCTGGTTTGAAGCCCAACCAGCTGACCTCTCTGGCAGCCCTCGACTCTACCCGTCTGCAGCAGCAGCTCGCTCAGGAGTTCGGCGTTCGTCAGGACAAGGTTACCAATGCTTATACATACGGTGGCCACGGTGAGCAGATGGCTGTATTCGCCAGCAAGGCCCTCATCGATGGCAAGCCCCTTTCAGAGCTTCCCCTCTCAGCAGAGCGTTGGGCTGAGATCAAGCACATGACCACTCAGGGTGGTAGCAACATCATCAAGCTGCGTGGCCGCAGCTCATTCCAGAGCCCCGCTTATCAGGCTGTGAAGATGATCGAGGGTGCTATGGGTGGTGAGCCCTTCAAGTGGCCTGCCGGTTGCTATGTCAACGCTTACGGCTTCAAGAACGTGATGATGGCTATGCCTACTGTTATTGACAAGGACGGTGTACACTTCACTCAGCCCGAGGGTACTGCAGAGGAGATGGCTGCACTTCAGGCTTCTTACGAGCACCTGCAGAAGATGCGCGATGAGATTATCTCTCTCGGCATCATCCCCGCTGTTGATGAGTGGAGCAAGGACAACGCAAACCTGTAA